AACATCATAAGATTTAACACCATTTAACCTTCTCTATCAATCTCATTAATTAACTGCCTAGTAAAACTCATAAACAAAAACACAATAATACTGGCGCTATCTTTTATCGTTTAATAGTAAGGTATGCTGTTAAAAACTTTTCAACAAATCAATACTAAGTAGGCATACTAACTAATATCAAAAATAATACATAAACTAAATTCTAATAATCTCAACATGTTCCTTTTTCCTCATTTATACGTTCAATTTTAGTAATATAAGAACTTCAATTTTTGGAATATACACGATTATGGGAGTAAACATTATATATAACCTAACTTTCTTCACTTATATGATAAAAGTTATTGATGTCCACGTGCACTATCACATCTTTGCGAGGAAAATCCCAGACCACTGTAAGGAGTTCTTAGAAAACGTTGAGGGGACTAAAATGAGTTTAGAAAATGACCTTATAGAAATAGAAAAGATTTTAATGGTTCCATCACACCCTTGTTACACTAACGAATGTTACGACGGTTTTTACATAGACTACGAGGAGAGAAAGAAAAACCCTGATATATATGCCCAATGGGGTGAGGTAAACCCTTTAGCTTGTAACGTTAAGGAGGAATTAGAGAGACAGTACTCTTTAGGTATCATAGGAATTAAGCTACATCCCGTACATCACGGTTTTAAGCCTAATGCTTACAGAGAAGAGGAAGGTGGTTTAAAACAACTTCTGTATATTTACGAATTTGCTGAAGACCACGATCTCCCAGTCCTTATACATACTGGGACCAGTGTCGGAGTAGGTAGTAGGAATAAGTATGCAGATCCCATCTTAGTTGACGACGTTGCTAGGGATTTCCCCAGAGTTAAAATAATTCTCGCTCATGCAGGAAGACCCATTTGGTATACTACAGCCTTTCAAATGGCTAAGTTTATTAAGAATATTTTTCTAGAAATATCTTCAATACCGCCAAAGAATATTTTAAAGGTATTACCTAGACTTCATGAGATATCTGATAAGGTACTTTATGGAAGTGATTTTCCCGCGTTTAGAGGTCAGGATCTGGCAGAGTATGCTCTTCAAGTATATAACGTAGTTAAGGATGAAAAAATAATGAGAGATAACGCTAAGAGAATACTTAAAATATAAATTATGATTGTAATTTTTAGCCTTAATAATAAAATAAAAATCTAATAGAAAACATAGTAAATTCTTAAGTTTCTGGTCTTTAATGATAATAATTCTATAGTCTTTTTCATAATAGCTGCAACGGGGGCTAAAAGGGAGTTAAATCTAGTGTTAGTAATGGGGAGCTGTTGGGCTGAGCGTGCTGAGGACCTTAAAAAGGGAGATAAGGGAGATAATTAGCAAGAAGCCCAAGGGTTTAAACGAGACAAAAGCTAGGGCAATACTACTACACTTGGAAGGAATGAAAACTAACGAAATAGCAAAAATATTACAAGTTCACAAGAGCACAGTATATAGATGGGTAAAAGAATTCGAAAGAGAGGGAGAAAAATGCCTATTCTACAAGGAAAGAAAAAGAAGATAAACGAAAAGGAAATAAAGGTAGAAGAATTACAAGGAAAAACCATATGGGAAGCAAAAACATAGAAGAGAAGTTCAACGTGAAGATAAGCTACATTGGAGAATAGCGAGAAAGAGGTTAAAAATTCCCTACAAGATTGACAAGAAGAGGCAATAGATGCTGACAACATACTTAGGGAGAGGGTTGCTATTAAGAAGGGTGTAAAAGTGTTTTTCATGGATGAGTGTGGTATTCGTCATGATCCTTCTAAGGTTGGGTTTATATGTTGTTAGGGCTGATTATCCAAGTGTTAATGTTTTAGCTTGTTTGATGGTAAGCCTTGTTTTATGCTAACTTATTCCAATGTTGATTCTAGTGTTTTCGTTAATTTTCTTTACTTGCTTAGGGTTAGGAATTCTGGTAATATTGTGTTGATAATGCTAGGTTTCACAAGAATGCTTATGTTTTCTCCGTTGCTTCTCAGCTCGGCATTATCTTGCTCTTCTTGCCTCCCTATTCTCCGGATTTAATTGAGTTGGTTTGGAAGGACTTGAAGCGTTGGGTTAACACTTGTTATCACTCGTGTTATGCTCTAGAGTTTATTGAGGATGAGTTCTATTATTTGGTTTCTAAGGGTAATTATACTAGTTATTGGATTAATAAGTTTCACGACGTGCTTGAAGAAGGTATAAGTATGGGAAAATTTTTCTTATATTTGGTTTATTATCTGTTAACAAGTTTAATCTCACAATAATACAAGCTTTTCTCAATGTTTTTCTATATTTTGTATTGAGGGAAGTTATAAACCCGTTGCAGCTATTATGAAAAAGACTATATAATATAAACGTTTATTGCTTAAATATTAACGCAATTACTAAATAATAAATCATCCTAAATAAGCGTCTAATCCCTCTTTCCTATTCACTACTTTTTCCAGGAATTTATCCCTAATTGGCAAATACACTTTCTCATAAAATTGTCTCTGATTCTCTAAAACGTATTTGGGGAATGAGGAAACGTATTTAACAGTAGCCTCCCAAGCTTTATCATAGGGGACAACTATAGATATCTTATCTTTAATCTCCTTATCGTAGTCTTCAGGTTTTTGAACCTTATCTCCAATTATATAGTATCCGCTCTCCACATCTTGATATACTTCCTCTCCAGCAACGTTCACTAAAATCCTATCTTTCTTCACCTCAGCGGGAACTTTAACTTTACCCTTCTTAGGAGTATATCCCCTACCATAATACTTAGCCCAAGCGTAAAATATAGCTCTATTTAGACCAAATGATTTTGCCTTATTTAAATCCCCATAGAGTACATAATATCTTGCAGCCTGAACTATACCCATGACTTGAAATCTACCTATCTTACCAGAAACCTCCTCCTCTTTTATTCCCTCATGCCTCGGTTCATATTCTTGAATAGCTTTCAATAGCAATTCCTCTGTCTCATTCTCCTCATATCTATTGTAAACGCCCTCCTCGTGAACGAAATTATCTGGTTTAACCCATTCTAAACTAAATTTATTTAGCTTATCTGGAGAAAAGCACACAGTAACGTAGTCTAATTCCTTATGGAAGGATAGGGGCACAGTGAAAATCCTCTTAGAGTCTATTAAATCATCTACTTTAACTCCTATTTTCTTAATTTCATCCTTAGTTCTTCTTAAAACGTACTGTACTATAGCATGTGCTGCGGTTAATGGATCGTAATTTTTAGGTATTGCATTCTCATTTATTCTCACGTGAATGCCTTCACCACTCCATAGTAAATATACAGATTTTTCAACACCTTCTTTCTCTAGAAACGATACTATAACTTCTGCGGCTCTTATGGCACTCTCCCATTTATCTATAGTAGTATCTATATCAAAGAACGGAGTATATGATACTATCCTATTACCGTTAACGTTCTCTAATGTAACTTCCCTATATTTTCCTGCAGTAGCATAAATTGTTCTCGCGTTAAATCTCTTAACTAATTCCACAATTTCATCCTCAGAATTAAATTTTAATGGTTTTCCATTCTTATCATATCTGTGGAAGGTATTAGAGTAAAGGGCAACCCATCTGTTTTTAGAGAAATTGTATATCTCCCTTTTTACAAAGTCCTTACTATAATGTGAGATAAGATTCATAATACTATATTCTCGGTCAGAGATTAAAAACACAAACTCTCTTAATACTTTGAAAAAACCGTTAAATTTTAAACATATAAATTATAATTTATGATACTCTCTCACCAGTCCATAATGAAGCTATTGGGAAGAGTAATAACCAATTACTCCTTGGATAACGTAAGAGAAAACGGTTATGATCTAAGAATATGTGGGGATAAATACTTCGAAATAGAGGAGGGAGCAAGCTTACCAGAAAGAAAGGCAAAGCTTAAGGAAATACCTTTTGGTGAGAAGGCAGACTTAAAATCATTAAAGACTTACCTCTTTGAGTCTTGTGAGGAGTTTAACGTTCCAGAGGACATAGCAATTCTAATAACCTTAAGGAGTACCATGGCTAGAAATGGCTTTTTAGCTCCTCCAACAGTTATAGATGCAGGATATAAGGGTAAAGTATTTGTTGCTATTACCCCGGTGTATAATTCCTCACTGAAGAAAGGTATGGCTACACACCATTTGATATTCTTTAAACTCGATGAGAAAACGGACAAACCCTATAACGGGAATTATCAAGGGGGAATAGTAATTTAAACACTAAATAAATTTTATCATAACGTCTAAGAACTTGTCGGTAACACTAATATAATTACCAAAAGGATAAAGTTATTCTAAGCTTTTTAGATAATGAGTGTCCAGACCATGTTTAAGAGAAAGTCTAATATAAAATTGGAAAATACACGATTTCTCATCATATCTAGAATTCTATTATCCTTAGTATTAGCATAAACTCTCCCTAAAGCACTAATGAATTTATCTATATAATAATATAGAAATTGATTTTCTGCAGTGATTTCGTTAATTATATTAAATACAACACTAGGCTTATCTATCAAGTTCATTAAATTAATCCCAATTTCGACCTTTAAGTCATTTTTTGCCTTATGAAAACCTTCTAAAGCTATATCTAAGTATTTTTCCTTTTTAGTGTAAAGATAAGCCATAGAGGCTGAAAGGGAGAGTAGCATAATAGAAATATCTTCACCTTTCCTTTTATTTATAATATTAATTAATCTATCAACCTCATCAGTTTCATTGAAGATAGAATGATACATAACTAGGGAATAAGCTGATAAATGGAACTCCTCATTGCGTTTCTTTAAACCTTCGTTTAACTTTTCGACATATTTCTCTGCTCTCTTTAAGTCCCCTAAACCCCTTAACGCTACTGCTAAAGTGAAATTGTTATAAATTTTCTCCAATTTTTCCCTCTTAACTCTTTCGTTAAGCATAATGGCCTCTTCCACTAATTCCGCTCTACCTGGTTCCCTATCGTTCCTCATCGCTATACTCCTTAAGAATTCAGAAATCGTGATCTCATTATTATCATAAGGGTTATCTCTCAACCATTTATCGAAATCCTTTATCGGATCATAATTATCTACTAAGTGAGAGCATTCTGAGAGTACTCCCTTTAAAGCCAGCCTAGTATATGTAGGCTTCCTCCCACTAAGGCACTCAATTAAAATAAGTGTATTAGTAACTAAAATTTCATCTTCTACTTCTCTCTTATTTTTTTTGAATTATCGTAGATACGGTATCCCTATCCCCCATTATTAGGTAAACTTCAGCTAATTTAACTAAGTGATCCACAGAGTGAGACCTCCTCTTTAAGATCTTATAATATTCGTCCAATTCATTTTTAGTTAAGTTATTTTCGGAAGCCCTATATAAATAATAATAAATCTCGCAAAGTCTTCTATCATAAGCGCTCAGATGTCTCGTAAGTTCTTCAACCTTTTGGAAATCCATAAGTATAATAATGAAAAATAAAAGAAAAATATTTTT
The genomic region above belongs to Saccharolobus caldissimus and contains:
- a CDS encoding amidohydrolase family protein, giving the protein MIKVIDVHVHYHIFARKIPDHCKEFLENVEGTKMSLENDLIEIEKILMVPSHPCYTNECYDGFYIDYEERKKNPDIYAQWGEVNPLACNVKEELERQYSLGIIGIKLHPVHHGFKPNAYREEEGGLKQLLYIYEFAEDHDLPVLIHTGTSVGVGSRNKYADPILVDDVARDFPRVKIILAHAGRPIWYTTAFQMAKFIKNIFLEISSIPPKNILKVLPRLHEISDKVLYGSDFPAFRGQDLAEYALQVYNVVKDEKIMRDNAKRILKI
- a CDS encoding dCTP deaminase — encoded protein: MILSHQSIMKLLGRVITNYSLDNVRENGYDLRICGDKYFEIEEGASLPERKAKLKEIPFGEKADLKSLKTYLFESCEEFNVPEDIAILITLRSTMARNGFLAPPTVIDAGYKGKVFVAITPVYNSSLKKGMATHHLIFFKLDEKTDKPYNGNYQGGIVI